In one window of Nitrospira sp. DNA:
- a CDS encoding NADH-quinone oxidoreductase subunit M produces the protein MGDYALLYILFAPFVGALALIFVSNRQAMLVRGIAAGSAFVSLIASIYLFYAYDPAKGGFQFIQKFEWSRQLGISLYLGVDGIGTPLVLASSILLFAGIFVSWHVKDRMKEFYIWILILAAATIGVFMSLDLFFLYFFYEMSVIPMYLLLGMWGSHTKKYLEMTDAEGLKQRDSVGFIFNFGSNSKEYAAMKLVLFLSAFAVAALMGILLIYKYSGLNTFDILVLREQAHLMNIPVLGTTLDKIIWVLIFFGFASIAPLWPLHSWSPVGHAAAPAATSMLHAGVLMKLGHFSIIRVAFEILPETTREMMPMAAVLCMFSIIYGGFVAFYAKDTKYVIGYSSSSHMGYVFLGMAALDYISLSGAVIYMFAHAMATGMLFAMAGWVYDQTHTRDIPSLGGLSNKMPFISGCFVVGCMASIGMPGTVNFIAEVMIIVGSWNKYPFQVVVAVLGIVLTLAYLFKMMRGLFYGPMDQKYSHSHDAVSIVDRLPLLIMISVSIGFGLFPMHLYNVVRSGVDPLIARITHVVPVASAPALDSPSPTVQEQLAARGVQLQPERMTE, from the coding sequence ATGGGTGACTACGCACTGCTCTACATTCTGTTCGCGCCGTTCGTCGGCGCCTTGGCGCTCATTTTTGTCTCCAACCGCCAGGCAATGCTCGTCCGTGGCATCGCAGCCGGATCGGCCTTCGTTTCCCTGATCGCGTCCATCTACTTGTTCTATGCCTATGACCCGGCCAAAGGCGGGTTTCAGTTCATCCAGAAATTCGAATGGTCGCGCCAGCTCGGGATCTCGCTGTATCTGGGCGTGGATGGGATCGGCACTCCGCTTGTGCTGGCCTCTTCGATTCTCTTGTTCGCCGGAATCTTCGTCTCCTGGCACGTCAAAGACCGGATGAAAGAGTTCTATATCTGGATCTTGATTCTGGCCGCCGCGACCATCGGCGTCTTCATGTCACTGGACCTCTTCTTCCTGTACTTCTTCTACGAGATGTCCGTCATCCCCATGTACCTTTTGCTCGGGATGTGGGGCAGCCACACCAAGAAGTATCTCGAAATGACCGACGCCGAAGGCCTCAAGCAGCGCGATTCCGTGGGGTTCATCTTCAATTTCGGCTCGAACAGCAAAGAATACGCCGCGATGAAACTCGTGCTGTTTCTCTCGGCCTTTGCCGTCGCGGCCCTCATGGGAATTTTATTGATCTACAAATATTCCGGCCTGAATACCTTCGATATTCTGGTGCTCCGTGAGCAGGCCCATCTGATGAATATTCCTGTCCTAGGCACCACGCTCGACAAGATTATCTGGGTCCTGATTTTCTTCGGATTCGCGTCGATTGCGCCGCTCTGGCCCCTCCATTCCTGGTCGCCGGTCGGACATGCGGCAGCTCCGGCCGCCACGAGCATGCTCCACGCCGGCGTGCTGATGAAGCTCGGCCATTTTTCGATTATTCGGGTCGCCTTTGAAATTCTTCCGGAAACCACGCGCGAGATGATGCCGATGGCGGCGGTCCTCTGCATGTTCAGCATTATTTACGGCGGATTCGTGGCCTTTTACGCCAAAGACACGAAATACGTGATCGGCTATTCCAGCTCCAGCCACATGGGCTACGTCTTCCTCGGCATGGCCGCGCTGGACTATATCAGTTTGAGCGGAGCCGTCATCTATATGTTCGCCCATGCCATGGCCACCGGCATGCTCTTCGCCATGGCCGGCTGGGTCTACGACCAGACCCATACGCGCGATATCCCGTCGCTCGGCGGCCTGTCGAACAAGATGCCCTTTATCTCGGGCTGTTTTGTCGTAGGCTGCATGGCCTCCATCGGCATGCCCGGCACGGTCAATTTTATCGCCGAGGTCATGATTATCGTGGGGAGCTGGAACAAGTATCCGTTCCAGGTCGTGGTCGCCGTCCTCGGCATCGTGCTGACCCTCGCCTATCTCTTCAAAATGATGCGCGGGTTGTTCTATGGCCCCATGGATCAGAAATACAGCCACTCCCACGATGCCGTCTCCATCGTAGACCGGCTTCCGCTGCTCATCATGATTTCCGTGAGTATCGGCTTTGGCCTCTTTCCCATGCATTTATACAATGTCGTCCGCTCAGGGGTGGATCCGCTCATTGCCAGGATCACACACGTCGTGCCGGTAGCCTCCGCTCCGGCCCTCGATTCCCCGAGTCCAACAGTACAGGAACAATTGGCTGCACGCGGAGTACAGCTTCAACCGGAACGGATGACAGAATAG
- a CDS encoding NADH-quinone oxidoreductase subunit M yields MLEELAAGFPILSCLLFLPLVGAAVLWLFEDEDMVRTSALTITLVELALAIFVLIRFIPESAAMQFSEHVPWIPGLGISYHLAVDGISVLFVGLTAFLTVLVVIYSWDTIRQQVKLYMMCVLALETTTMGVFVSLDLILFFVFWELMLIPSYFLIKLWGGGAERHYAALKYVLYTLLGSVFMLVGIALLNLNFHQWAVLRHTDQVYSFDLLDLLTVPIPLSQQILIFWLMFMGFAFKAPVFPFHTWLPDALLEGPIGMAVVLAGLKLGTFGFMRFSIPLLPDASKSQTVVAILMCLGIAAILYGAIMALIQPDFRRLLAFSSISHLGFIVIGLFALNYQGLQGSLLTMINLGFSTAGLFFIAGFLYSRQQTTHLSAFGGMAKQVPLLASYFLLIGLASIGLPGTNGFVGEFLILLGTFKANWIYGAFAVTGVVFGAAYFLWYYERAILGPLGKAVKSTMVDLQLREMIIAVSLSVMILWIGLYPSPFLRIMNGSIQALVDRLDHGTVASLTDSVQRQDH; encoded by the coding sequence ATGTTAGAAGAACTCGCAGCCGGTTTCCCGATCTTGTCCTGCCTGCTCTTTCTCCCACTCGTCGGAGCAGCCGTCCTCTGGCTCTTTGAGGACGAGGATATGGTGCGAACCTCGGCCCTGACAATTACCCTTGTCGAATTGGCCCTCGCGATTTTTGTGTTGATTCGCTTTATTCCCGAATCCGCGGCCATGCAGTTTTCAGAGCATGTCCCATGGATCCCCGGGCTCGGCATCAGCTATCACCTGGCCGTTGACGGCATCAGTGTCCTCTTTGTCGGCTTGACCGCCTTCCTGACTGTCCTGGTGGTCATCTACTCCTGGGACACCATTCGTCAACAGGTCAAACTCTACATGATGTGTGTCCTGGCCCTTGAAACGACAACCATGGGCGTCTTCGTCTCGCTGGACCTGATTCTCTTCTTTGTCTTCTGGGAATTGATGCTCATCCCCAGTTATTTCCTCATCAAACTCTGGGGTGGGGGAGCCGAGCGGCATTATGCGGCCCTGAAGTATGTGCTCTATACGCTCCTCGGCAGTGTCTTTATGTTGGTCGGGATCGCCCTGCTCAATTTGAACTTCCATCAGTGGGCGGTCCTTCGTCATACCGACCAGGTCTATTCCTTCGACTTGCTCGATCTATTGACCGTTCCCATCCCCCTCAGCCAGCAGATCCTGATTTTCTGGCTGATGTTTATGGGCTTTGCCTTCAAAGCTCCCGTATTTCCGTTCCATACCTGGCTCCCGGATGCCTTGCTGGAAGGCCCGATCGGCATGGCGGTGGTTCTGGCCGGACTCAAGTTGGGAACCTTCGGCTTCATGCGATTCAGCATCCCGCTCCTGCCGGACGCATCCAAGAGCCAGACCGTGGTGGCAATCCTCATGTGTCTGGGCATTGCAGCCATCCTGTATGGGGCCATCATGGCGCTCATTCAGCCAGACTTCCGCCGCCTCCTGGCCTTCAGCAGCATCAGCCACCTTGGCTTCATCGTGATCGGCCTCTTTGCGCTCAATTACCAGGGGCTTCAAGGCAGCCTTTTGACCATGATCAATCTTGGATTCAGCACTGCCGGCCTCTTCTTCATTGCCGGCTTTCTCTATTCCCGGCAACAGACAACCCATCTCTCTGCCTTTGGTGGGATGGCCAAACAGGTTCCGCTGCTCGCCAGTTACTTTTTGTTAATCGGCCTGGCCTCTATTGGCTTGCCGGGAACGAACGGATTCGTCGGAGAATTTCTCATCCTCCTGGGGACGTTCAAAGCGAATTGGATCTATGGCGCCTTTGCCGTCACCGGCGTGGTCTTCGGAGCAGCCTATTTTCTCTGGTACTACGAACGGGCCATTCTCGGCCCCCTGGGCAAAGCCGTGAAAAGCACCATGGTGGACCTGCAACTTCGTGAAATGATTATCGCCGTGTCACTGTCCGTGATGATTCTCTGGATCGGGCTCTATCCATCCCCCTTCCTGCGCATCATGAACGGCTCCATCCAAGCCTTAGTCGATCGGCTGGACCATGGCACGGTGGCATCGCTTACTGACTCCGTTCAACGACAGGATCACTAG
- the nuoK gene encoding NADH-quinone oxidoreductase subunit NuoK → MIPLAAYVAVSAILFLTGLLGVLIRRNFIIVLMSVEIMLNAANINLVAFSHYLESMAGQLVALFIIAIAAGEAAVGLAIIIVVFRGKLSTNVDEMNLLKW, encoded by the coding sequence ATGATACCTTTAGCCGCCTATGTCGCCGTCAGCGCGATCCTCTTCCTCACCGGACTCCTCGGAGTGCTGATCCGGCGGAACTTTATCATCGTGCTGATGTCCGTCGAGATCATGCTGAACGCGGCGAATATCAACCTGGTGGCCTTTTCACATTACCTGGAGTCCATGGCCGGCCAATTGGTGGCCCTGTTCATCATCGCCATTGCCGCCGGAGAAGCGGCTGTCGGATTGGCCATCATCATCGTGGTGTTCCGTGGCAAGCTCTCAACCAACGTCGACGAAATGAACCTATTGAAGTGGTAA
- the nuoL gene encoding NADH-quinone oxidoreductase subunit L has protein sequence MSDLTDLLIKLIPVFPLLAVIANGLFGSRYSHEIAHRLAWGSVALSFLCVIGVFADVLRTGVSHEVVAYQWIFGGDLTINLAYLVDPLTCVWLLVVTGVGFLIHVYSVGYMHGEEGFTRFFTYMNLFMVSMLLLVMGNNYVVLFIGWEGVGLCSYLLIGYYYDKVSAAKAASKAFVVNRIGDAGFLLAIFLVFINFKTLDYTKVMAQVSQLSPEMATAIALCLLIGAVGKSAQLPLYTWLPDAMEGPTPVSALIHAATMVTAGVYMIVRNHAIFDMSPIAMEIVAVVGGCTALFAATIGLVQTDIKRVLAYSTVSQLGYMFLGCGIGAYTAAVFHVMTHAFFKALLFLSAGSVIHALSGEQDIRKMGGLSKKIPWTYRLFLIGTIAIAGLPPLAGFWSKDEIMGHAFVNHHYLYYGMAAIGAFLTSFYMFRLTYLTFYGPSRMDHHTEEHVHESPMVMVGPLMALGVLSVLGGLILGFPPEHGWLHGFLAPVAAVAGEHEASAALVLLLMGAATGIALLGWGLAHFLYSASPATAESWSTKFSGAYTTLLNKYYVDELYDYLFVEPTKRIGEWLDWFDRTVIDGLVRGVAQLADWGSAGSTWIEKYVVYAGLNVIGLGNHMAARQGRKLQSGMVHHYAALIIAGLFLLALVVQLIIQL, from the coding sequence GTGTCTGATTTAACCGATCTGCTCATCAAGCTCATTCCGGTATTTCCGTTGCTGGCCGTGATTGCAAACGGCCTCTTCGGCAGCCGGTATTCCCACGAGATTGCACACCGGCTGGCCTGGGGCTCCGTGGCGCTGTCCTTTCTCTGTGTGATCGGCGTATTCGCCGACGTCCTCCGCACAGGAGTCTCGCACGAAGTCGTGGCCTACCAATGGATCTTCGGCGGGGATCTCACGATCAACCTGGCCTATCTGGTCGATCCCTTGACCTGCGTGTGGCTTCTCGTGGTGACCGGCGTCGGCTTCCTGATCCACGTCTATTCCGTCGGGTACATGCATGGCGAAGAGGGGTTCACCCGCTTCTTCACCTATATGAACCTCTTCATGGTCTCGATGTTGCTGCTCGTCATGGGCAACAACTACGTGGTGCTCTTCATCGGATGGGAAGGCGTCGGTCTTTGCTCCTATCTCTTGATCGGCTACTATTACGACAAGGTTTCCGCCGCGAAAGCCGCCTCAAAAGCCTTCGTCGTGAACCGGATCGGCGACGCCGGATTTCTCCTGGCCATTTTCCTGGTCTTTATCAACTTTAAGACCCTCGACTATACGAAGGTCATGGCACAGGTCAGCCAGCTCTCGCCTGAGATGGCCACCGCCATCGCCCTCTGTCTGTTGATCGGCGCCGTCGGGAAATCAGCCCAATTGCCGCTCTATACCTGGCTGCCGGATGCCATGGAAGGTCCGACTCCGGTGAGCGCCCTTATTCATGCCGCCACCATGGTGACGGCGGGCGTCTACATGATCGTACGCAATCACGCCATCTTCGATATGTCGCCGATCGCCATGGAAATCGTCGCGGTGGTCGGGGGATGCACCGCCCTCTTCGCCGCCACCATCGGCCTGGTACAGACTGACATCAAACGCGTGCTGGCCTACTCGACCGTCAGTCAGCTCGGATACATGTTCCTCGGCTGCGGCATCGGTGCCTATACCGCCGCGGTCTTCCACGTCATGACACATGCCTTCTTTAAGGCCCTCTTGTTCCTGTCGGCCGGCTCGGTCATCCATGCCTTATCGGGCGAGCAGGACATCCGCAAGATGGGGGGACTCAGCAAGAAGATTCCCTGGACTTATCGTCTCTTTCTCATCGGCACCATTGCCATTGCCGGCCTTCCGCCCCTGGCCGGCTTCTGGAGCAAAGATGAGATCATGGGACATGCCTTCGTCAACCATCACTATCTGTACTACGGCATGGCCGCAATCGGCGCGTTCCTCACCTCGTTTTATATGTTCCGCCTGACCTATCTGACCTTCTACGGCCCCTCACGGATGGATCATCACACGGAAGAACATGTGCATGAATCGCCGATGGTGATGGTCGGCCCGTTAATGGCCTTGGGTGTGCTCTCAGTCCTGGGAGGACTGATCCTGGGCTTCCCGCCGGAACATGGCTGGCTGCACGGGTTCCTGGCGCCGGTCGCCGCGGTGGCAGGGGAACATGAAGCGAGCGCCGCACTCGTGCTGCTCCTCATGGGCGCCGCCACCGGGATCGCCCTGCTCGGATGGGGCCTCGCGCATTTTCTCTATAGCGCCAGCCCCGCGACAGCCGAATCCTGGAGCACCAAGTTTTCCGGAGCCTATACGACCTTGCTCAATAAATATTACGTCGATGAACTCTACGACTATCTGTTTGTCGAACCCACCAAACGGATCGGGGAATGGCTTGACTGGTTCGACCGCACCGTCATCGATGGCCTTGTCCGCGGCGTGGCGCAACTGGCCGATTGGGGCTCCGCCGGATCGACGTGGATCGAAAAATATGTGGTCTACGCCGGCCTCAATGTCATTGGGCTCGGGAACCACATGGCGGCGCGCCAGGGCCGCAAACTCCAGAGCGGGATGGTGCATCACTATGCCGCGCTCATCATTGCCGGACTGTTTCTGTTGGCGCTGGTCGTACAGCTCATTATTCAACTGTAA
- a CDS encoding NADH-quinone oxidoreductase subunit J translates to MIAVFFSYFALVSIAAAVLTVALKNPVHCGLALLAVLLHVSGLFVLLNAEFLWAVQVVVYAGAILVLYLFVLMLLNLKTDERYFHSTYLYFLGPAALGSLYVLYLLVKSPYAGAKGTAPTVAILQDGDTAAVGIKMFSDYLLQFEIVGVFLLGAIIGAIVLAKTPKPIDAGKD, encoded by the coding sequence ATGATCGCTGTCTTTTTTTCGTATTTTGCCTTGGTCAGTATCGCCGCCGCCGTCCTGACCGTCGCCCTCAAGAATCCCGTCCATTGCGGATTGGCCTTGCTTGCCGTCCTCCTGCATGTATCAGGCTTGTTCGTCTTGCTGAACGCGGAATTCCTCTGGGCCGTCCAAGTGGTGGTCTATGCCGGCGCCATCCTGGTGCTGTATCTCTTCGTGCTCATGCTGCTAAATCTGAAAACGGACGAGCGCTATTTCCACTCGACCTATCTGTACTTTCTGGGGCCTGCGGCCCTGGGTTCGCTCTATGTTTTGTATTTGCTCGTGAAGTCCCCCTATGCCGGGGCGAAAGGCACGGCTCCCACGGTCGCTATTTTACAGGATGGGGATACGGCGGCCGTCGGCATCAAGATGTTCAGCGACTATCTGCTGCAATTTGAAATTGTCGGTGTCTTCCTGCTCGGCGCCATTATCGGCGCCATCGTGCTGGCCAAGACGCCTAAACCGATCGATGCCGGAAAAGACTGA